CCGATCAAAAGATATTGGGGCCTGAAGATCCGGGAGAAAATACACGTTCAAGCAGAAATGACGTATGAGCAGGCACAGCAGAATCGGCATCACAGTGTCATGGATATTCATATGGATGCACCGGGTGAAAATCATCAGATCAATATGGAAATGTATACACGGGATATGGAACCGCGGAATCGACAGACGGTTGGGTGAAAAAACGATTCCAAGCGGGAGAAAAGGACGAGGTGCAGGAACTGTACCAAGGTATGCAACACGATACAACCAAAATCCTCAAGCTGTTCCGCGAGGAAGGAAAGAAAGTTAAACTTCATGAAGAAGCGGATGCATACCGGTTGGAACTCACCCTGCACAATGATAAGAGAATCAAATCCTATATCGACTTTTCAGACTAGAATGGTCAAAATATATGGAATGATGATGGGATTCAATTCAAAAGCATGAGCGTGACTTTGTGGGTGGACAAAAAAACATTCCGGCAAACCAAGGCGGAACAAACTGCCGAGGTGGGTATGGAGGAAAACGGGAAATCGGGCTACTTGAAACAATACTGGACCATGGATTTCCAAGGAGAAGTTCAACAGGTGGATATCCCGGCTGATGTGGAACAAAACGCTCGGGAGATAGACGATTCTTCCTCTTATTAAACACAAAAAGGGGGCGCATCTGTGCGCGCCCTTTTTGTCCTTATCATTTTTCTAACTTGATCCCGTTTAGGTCCTGCCGATCGGGATCCGATCCCGCCGGAAAATCAACACCCGGTGGCGGCGACGCGCCTCGGTTAATTTCATGTACAGTTCACTGGCGGTGCCATATGCCTTGGCTTGCCAAGCTTGTCTGTATGCCCGTTCCAAGGGAGCCACCTCCAGTCGGTGGTATTGATCCGCGACAGTGGTTGTGCGCTGTTTGGGCGGATTGTGAGCCTTTTTCTCACGATTTTTCAGTTTGCCTTTTTTCTTTCCCATGGTGATCTCCTCCCCGTATCAGGATACGAGACAGGATGACCGCTCGAGATGGGCGGTTGTACCAAAGGAAGAAAATCAGGCGCGGATTAAGTTTCAAACACGCCCAGGCTTTCGATCTGGCGTTTGGTTTCCGGTGTACCCAGTTCATGGATTTTTCGATAAATGGCATGCAAGTACTGATCGTACGCCTGGTTTTCCTTATTCATCAGGTGGTAGGCCTTGGTCGGAATATGGGATTGAAAGTATCCACCGTAATCATGTTCCGAAGCAAGGTCCATCAATTGGCGCAAGGATTGCAGTTCATCCGGTGTCGCGTCGATGGCATAATCGTAGTACGCGTCATTGGGGTCCAGATGTTCGCGGATCTCCCCCTGATAAGCACCGGGGTGTACCGTGACGTAATACCGTTTTTTCTCCATCCTGCATCACCTGTCGGGATGGATGGCGGAAAAATGCACTTCTGCCACCGTCAGCGTGTCCGAGAAGTCGCAATGGGGACAATAAACCACATGCGGGCACTGATGGTTCGCCTCATCGATCCATCCATCCGTTTTTTTTAAATCGTCAATCGGGCGGTACGGGCTGTAATTGGCAAAAAAGTCGAGGAGACGCCCGTGATCCTCCATGGGTTCACCGCAATTGGGACAGAGAATGGATAAGCTAATCAAGCCATTGCAAATGGGGCAACCATAATCGACCGTTTGCATCATTCGTCCCGATGCTCCAGCCAACTGGGCAAGATGAGATAGCTGATCCAAATGACAAAGGCGATGCCGCCGCCGATCCACGTGAGCAGGGTGGGTTCACCTCGTTCCCGCATGGCGGTCATGATCGCCAACGGCATGAACAGAGTCAACCCCACCAATCCTGCATAGTACAAAACCGCCAACCATTTTCTCTGTACCATCAAACATCCCCTCGCGTTTGGACGTTCATAGGTTTAGCTTGGCGGTGATCCATTGGGTTTATGCAAATAAAAAGACCGCTATTCCCTCACCGGTAACAGTGGAGAAAGCGGCTGTTTGGATTTCCATTGGTTTGTGATGGTTAAAGGAATGCTGATCAAGTTCCACAATATACCGTCATCCGCCTCCGATCCGTATCCTTGGCGCTAGATGCTCGGCTGGGTGACGGCTTTTGGTTTTTCACACGTCCAGACTGCCCATCAAAGTTTCATACTGGAACTGTGACCTGGTTGAAGTCGGGCTGAAGGGTCCATAAATTGTTTTGCATTGTTCACCGCAGTGGGCGCTTCGCCAAACCCGACGGCAATTAATTTCACTTTTCCGGGATA
The window above is part of the Polycladomyces subterraneus genome. Proteins encoded here:
- a CDS encoding DUF6612 family protein, with amino-acid sequence MQFKSMSVTLWVDKKTFRQTKAEQTAEVGMEENGKSGYLKQYWTMDFQGEVQQVDIPADVEQNAREIDDSSSY